The Tolypothrix sp. NIES-4075 genomic interval GCCAGCAGCTAAAATTTGACGCTGATTGCTGGTTGTGGTGCTATCTTGAGCATTCACAGAACCGTCAATCGCAGCACCGCTTTGGCTTGTACGTTGGACAGAGCCTTGAGATTGAGCACTAGAGCGACCTGGGCAATAGGAGGGTTTGCCGTAGTATCTGCCAGGACGATAAGCGCCGGCTTTTTTCTGTGCGTTTTGAATTTGAACGTTGGTGCTGGTAGAGCTTTGAGCATTGGTGCTACCATTGATTGCAGTACCGTTTTGCTCGGTAACTTGGACGTTGCTTTGAGATTGACCGGCAAATGCAGCACCAGGAGCAATAGCTAAAGCAGCAGCTAAAATACCAAATGTAAGATTCTTCAACATTGTTTTAGACTTGATTAATTGTGTGTTGTTGATGAGCCAGAAGGCGTTATTTGAGTTGTGGAATCTTGTGGTGATTCTTTTATTCAGTAGGTAACGCCTGATAGTTTTATGCAATAATTAGCGGCAGCCGGCAGCTAAAATTTGACGCTGATTGCTGGTTGTGGTGCTATCTTGAGCATTCACAGAACCGCCAATCGCAGCACCGCTTTGGCTTGTACGTTGGACAGAGCCTTGAGATTGAGCAGATGATCCAGCTCTGCAAACGGGCTTGTAGTATCCGCCACGGTAACGATTACCTGCTTGATTAGCGCGTTGAATTTGATTCTGAACATTAACGCTGCTGGAGCTTTGAGCGTTGGTGCTACCATCGATTGCAGCGCCGTCTTGTGTGGTAACTTGGACGTTGCTTTGACCTTGACCGGCAAATGCAGCACCAGGAGCAATAGCGATCGCTGCGGCTAAGATACCAAATGTAAGATTCTTCAACATTGTTTTAGACTTGATTAATTGTGTGTTGTTGATGAACGATCCGGGCGTTATTTAAGTTGTGGAATCTTGTGGTGATTCTTTTATTCAGTAGGTAACGCCATCGGAATTTATGCAGTGATTAGCGGCAGCCGGCAGCTAAAATTTGACGCTGATTGCTGGTTGTGGTGCTATCTTGAGCATTCACAGAACCGCCAATCGCAGCACCGCTTTGGCTTGTACGTTGCACAGAGCCTTGAGATTGAGCAGATGATCCAGCTCTGCAAACGGGCTTGTAGTATCCGCCACGGTAACGATTACCTGCTTGATTAGCACGTTGAATTTGATTCTGAACATTAACGCTACTGGAGCTTTGAGCGTTGGTGCTACCATCGATTGCAGCGCCGTCTTGTGTGGTGACTTGGACGTTGCTTTGACCTTGACCAGCAAATGCAGCACCAGGAGCAATAGCGATCGCTGCGGCTAAGATACCAAATGTAAGATTCTTCAACATTGTTTTTATACCTAAATATTTGTGTATGTGTTGTTGATCAGCGCTCGTGGCGTTATTTGACTTGTGGAACCGCTACCGCTGATTCTTTTATTAAGTAGGTAACGCCATCGGAATTTATGCAGTGATTAGCGACAACCGCTAGCTAAAGTTTGACGCTGATTATTTCGGGTGGTGCTATCTTGAGCGTTGACAGAACCATCAATCGCTGCACCGCTTTGGCTTGTGCGTTGGACAGAGCTTTGAGATTGAGCACTAGAGCGACCTGGGCAATAGGATGGCTTGTTGTAGTATCCACCACGGTAACGATTACCTAGTTGATTAGCGCGTTGAATTTGTTGTTGAACGTTAACACTGCTGGAGTTTTGAACACTTGTACTACCATTGATTGCTGCACCGTCTTGTCTGGTAACTTGGACGTTGCTTTGAGATTGACCGGCAAATGCTGCACCAGGAGCGATCGCCAAAGTTGCAGCTAGTAAACCAAAAGCAAAATTCTTCAACATAATATTTCTAGACCAGATTATTTGTGTGTTGTAGTTGGTTCAAACTGACTTATAAATCCTGTGACTCAATTTGCGTATACATACTTAAAACTTGAGGAGTTCTCAGGGTTTTTACGCTGTCGTTTGATGTTATGAGATTCAAATCAAAGTCGCATCATTCCGGATTTTTCTGAAAGTTTTTTTCAAGTTGAATGTTTGCGCTTTATCTGTCCTTTATATAATCGGACTCTAAAAGAGGTAAATCTCATACTCAATAGTTTTAACCAAAGTTCTTGGGGGTGTCAAGAGTTTGGGCAAAAGTTTTTTTTGGGAAATTCCTGGGCGCTGGTTTTTTTTGGTGCTAGGATCTACGACTATAAGTTAAAATATAAAGTGCTGTAGCTGTGAAACAGAAAGCAAAACCAAGAATCGCCTTTCTGCGTGACAAAGCAGGGCTGACCCAGCTTGAGCTATCACGTCTTGTCGGAGTGACTGAAAGCACGATCCAGAACTGGGAGAGTGGCAGGACTGGATGTGACCATATTGAAAGAATCGTGAGATTTTGCCAAGCTCTAAACTGTCAGGTAGAAGACCTGATTGAGTATGTAAATGCATCGCAA includes:
- a CDS encoding helix-turn-helix transcriptional regulator — its product is MKQKAKPRIAFLRDKAGLTQLELSRLVGVTESTIQNWESGRTGCDHIERIVRFCQALNCQVEDLIEYVNASQEEVSAKTSRSLSEIHDLLGTDEPTLVSTPQPEVAHKRKVARSNSNVS